One Papaver somniferum cultivar HN1 chromosome 10, ASM357369v1, whole genome shotgun sequence genomic window carries:
- the LOC113318166 gene encoding protein IQ-DOMAIN 31-like yields the protein MGKSPAKWIKSVLLGKKTSRSSSSKGKDSPKTTSEKGAGDATNVEVADISVGHPSVTQPTYASTDRNGDHAESEEVAVPTVTHDHVALVPGSQDADNLGTEESVGPNDPERVREEVAATKAQAAFRGYLARRAFRALRGIIRLQALIRGHLVRRQAVATLCCLQGVVKLQALYRGKQVRHSDIGAEVRVRCTTVKLLDAKCTSFPGAKALILNQKPSRIVFVSKLLGSSQSAMPLHLQYSMDEPNSYWSWLERWTIFHAWGPLPQTKKFVDSKSQKNKVSNVEAHTARSKRTVRKVPSNGSVHSSSESAKPKRNLRKVPNHSVDPAPEQPQNEVDKVKHNLRKVSNSTIETETNDQLPLETERPIRSVRKASSPAAPVVPEQSNGDCADKMSADAAVEIIHQSDKEIVGTPVETDQLDDVTHDSPPAVELPHQEIHSESENVPVSNGESISKEEDLATNENQKDMKRRSSFPAKQDDLEIGSPKTPKLPSYMQATQSAKAKLRGQGSPKVGHDGDEKSILTRRHSLSSSASNGKLNSASPRTQRLSSGKGGIKTDRSLSASKDEKVVQADWRR from the exons ATGGGGAAATCACCAGCTAAATGGATCAAGTCTGTACTATTGGGAAAGAAGACATCTAGATCCAGTTCGTCGAAAGGAAAAGATAGCCCG AAAACTACAAGCGAAAAAGGGGCAGGGGATGCGACTAATGTAGAAGTCGCTGATATATCTGTGGGCCATCCTTCTGTCACACAGCCAACATATGCTTCCACTGATAGAAATGGAGATCATGCAGAGTCAGAGGAGGTGGCAGTGCCTACTGTAACACATGATCACGTGGCCCTAGTGCCAGGAAGTCAAGATGCTGATAATCTGGGAACTGAAGAATCTGTTGGACCAAATGATCCAGAAAGAGTTAGGGAAGAGGTTGCTGCTACAAAAGCACAAGCTGCATTTAGGGGTTATTTG GCTCGAAGGGCATTTCGGGCTCTCAGGGGCATCATACGACTGCAGGCTCTTATTCGAGGGCACTTGGTCCGGAGACAAGCTGTTGCAACTTTGTGTTGTTTGCAAGGAGTTGTGAAGTTACAAGCCCTGTACCGTGGTAAACAAGTTAGGCATTCTGATATTGGTGCCGAAGTGCGTGTCAGATGCACTACCGTTAAACTTTTG GATGCCAAGTGTACAAGTTTTCCTGGAGCTAAAGCACTTATTCTAAATCAGAAGCCGTCACGAATTGTCTTTGTTAGTAAG CTTCTTGGATCATCACAAAGTGCAATGCCTCTCCACCTCCAATATAGTATGGACGAACCAAATTCATATTGGAGCTGGCTCGAGCGCTGGACTATCTTTCATGCTTGGGGACCTCTGCCTCAAACAAAGAAATTTGTTGATTCAAAATCTCAAAAAAACAAGGTTAGTAATGTAGAAGCGCACACTGCACGGTCAAAGCGTACTGTCCGGAAGGTACCGAGCAATGGCTCAGTGCATTCTTCTTCGGAATCTGCAAAACCGAAGCGGAACTTAAGGAAAGTTCCAAACCATTCTGTAGATCCAGCACCAGAACAACCACAAAATGAAGTTGATAAGGTGAAACACAATCTAAGAAAGGTTTCTAATTCCACTATAGAGACAGAGACCAACGATCAACTTCCATTGGAGACTGAGAGGCCAATTCGCAGTGTAAGGAAGGCATCAAGCCCCGCAGCTCCTGTTGTCCCAGAACAAAGCAATGGCGACTGTGCTGATAAGATGTCAGCAGATGCAGCAGTCGAGATAATTCATCAGTCTGATAAAGAAATTGTGGGAACACCAGTGGAAACAGATCAATTGGATGATGTGACGCATGATAGCCCACCTGCAGTTGAGTTACCACATCAAGAGATCCACAGTGAAAGTGAAAATGTTCCTGTGAGTAATGGGGAATCTATCTCAAAAGAAGAAGACCTAGCTACCAACGAGAACCAAAAAGACATGAAGAGGAGATCTTCTTTCCCAGCAAAGCAGGACGATCTGGAGATTGGTTCACCAAAGACGCCAAAATTGCCGAGCTACATGCAAGCAACTCAATCTGCCAAGGCAAAGCTTCGAGGACAAGGCTCTCCAAAGGTTGGCCACGATGGGGACGAGAAGAGTATATTGACTAGGCGGCATTCTCTGTCATCATCTGCCTCCAATGGAAAATTGAACTCAGCATCACCAAGAACGCAGAGACTATCAAGTGGAAAAGGTGGAATTAAAACTGACAGATCTCTATCAGCTTCAAAAGATG AGAAGGTCGTCCAAGCAGACTggagaagatga